One window of Fibrobacter sp. UWEL genomic DNA carries:
- a CDS encoding S41 family peptidase has protein sequence MKKNLLGISLISALAFVGCSSDSDNEGIILPSTTAGEQVAGSSSSQNQIPDELEYNYELLNFYYFYAHLDNELSEDIQDYYNSPFQDSYGYSACTIRYTDVCYMYSKMQDRFTRYYDPNYASRVYAMLNESESAVGIGAEIDSVAAGDQGALVFSQVYPKSPAEKAGVKANDTLLTVENTVPGSTKALETLLTGKEGDSVAVEVKRGQDTLAMKIEIAQYQVPTVFVSYKDSIPVIHITEFTSKTVNDSGTYAEFKEALRATEGAKATIIDLRDNPGGDVDQCNSISAELLSNGDTVIIDIETNVDSTFKNGKFNYVQVFDTVTYTATRDGIGKDRYYVFLSSDTSASCAEVLLSAMTVNRKSPVVGLNSYGKGIGQYLLPTVKNGLALITGLRSMDKNGDVYHTFGIAPDFEIEDPDEQLAKAVELAKDPFKIEHTAGYGKENTGNFLKKARPASSEGFFPKNRKEFYKSLNGALRNKK, from the coding sequence ATGAAAAAGAATCTTTTGGGCATAAGCCTTATTTCCGCATTAGCATTTGTAGGATGCTCTTCGGATAGCGACAACGAGGGAATCATTCTCCCCAGTACTACCGCAGGAGAACAAGTTGCAGGATCCAGTAGTTCCCAAAATCAAATTCCCGACGAACTTGAATACAACTACGAGTTACTCAATTTCTACTACTTCTACGCCCACTTGGATAACGAGCTGAGCGAGGATATCCAGGATTACTACAACTCCCCCTTCCAAGATAGTTACGGATATAGCGCATGCACAATTAGGTACACCGACGTATGCTACATGTATTCTAAAATGCAGGATCGTTTTACCCGTTACTACGACCCCAATTACGCAAGCCGCGTGTACGCCATGCTGAACGAATCTGAATCCGCGGTAGGTATCGGTGCAGAGATCGATTCCGTTGCCGCAGGTGACCAAGGCGCCCTGGTATTTTCCCAGGTCTATCCTAAATCCCCTGCAGAAAAAGCCGGGGTAAAAGCAAACGACACCTTGCTCACCGTCGAGAACACTGTTCCCGGCTCCACCAAGGCACTTGAAACTCTCCTGACAGGCAAGGAAGGGGATTCCGTCGCAGTGGAAGTAAAACGTGGACAAGACACACTAGCAATGAAAATCGAAATTGCCCAATATCAGGTGCCTACGGTTTTCGTCAGCTACAAGGATTCCATTCCCGTCATCCACATTACAGAATTCACCAGTAAAACCGTCAACGACAGTGGTACCTATGCCGAATTCAAGGAAGCACTTAGAGCAACAGAAGGCGCCAAGGCAACCATCATCGACCTTCGCGATAATCCGGGCGGAGACGTTGATCAGTGCAACAGCATTTCTGCAGAATTGCTAAGCAACGGAGACACGGTTATCATCGACATCGAAACCAACGTGGATTCCACCTTCAAGAATGGGAAATTTAACTACGTCCAGGTATTCGATACCGTCACTTACACAGCAACAAGAGATGGCATCGGCAAGGACCGTTACTATGTATTCCTGTCCAGCGACACCTCCGCCAGCTGTGCAGAAGTCTTGTTGTCCGCAATGACCGTCAACAGAAAATCTCCTGTGGTCGGCCTCAACTCCTACGGTAAGGGAATCGGCCAGTACCTACTACCCACCGTCAAGAACGGTCTAGCCCTAATCACCGGACTTCGTTCCATGGATAAGAACGGAGACGTTTACCACACCTTTGGCATCGCCCCGGACTTTGAAATCGAAGATCCTGATGAACAGTTGGCAAAGGCTGTGGAATTGGCTAAGGATCCTTTCAAGATTGAACATACTGCAGGGTATGGAAAGGAAAATACGGGCAACTTCCTTAAGAAGGCTCGCCCTGCAAGCAGCGAAGGATTCTTCCCCAAGAACAGGAAGGAATTCTACAAATCTCTCAACGGCGCCTTACGCAACAAGAAGTAA
- a CDS encoding S41 family peptidase — MQRQYLFEDELEALDPEGDSVQALYSLLSDPYTRYIPPSKSEAATTSMNTSIVAGDVGMEYYLGDTEYPLFVYRVYPSSPAGRAGIPRYGNIIEVNGIQLTGERAYDIYDSVLSQNKEISLTIIYKRDSLHFDLTKEDVYAPTVLLDTLNETEFIIIRGFKQTTADKEYGSYGELKSLLESLPNDNVPRVLDLRDNPGGHVNQCVAMADLFVKSGKLSTRSWRDIEPDGKSIKKTKTIVASAGDAGEGKPFIILLNKSSASCSEIFAAAVAEGADIPVVGTASYGKGIGQTTWSTIDKGLAIITNLEFLTPKGNSYHKKGIQPDYACESGATVQCALEAIQKIYGKKSLEKIGTHITEDIQPISRQKNILGGAYLDL; from the coding sequence TTGCAACGGCAGTATTTGTTCGAAGACGAGCTTGAAGCGCTGGATCCCGAAGGAGATTCCGTCCAAGCGCTTTACAGTCTGCTATCCGATCCCTATACCCGATATATTCCTCCCTCCAAGAGCGAGGCCGCAACCACCAGTATGAACACCAGTATCGTGGCAGGCGATGTGGGGATGGAATACTACTTGGGAGACACCGAGTACCCTCTCTTCGTCTATAGGGTGTACCCTAGCAGCCCAGCAGGCAGAGCAGGTATTCCCCGCTATGGAAACATTATCGAAGTTAACGGTATCCAGTTAACGGGCGAACGAGCCTACGACATTTACGACTCCGTCCTTTCCCAGAACAAGGAAATCTCCCTGACCATCATCTACAAACGGGACTCCCTTCATTTCGACCTGACCAAGGAGGATGTCTACGCTCCTACTGTACTACTGGACACTTTGAACGAAACCGAGTTCATCATCATTCGAGGGTTTAAACAAACTACCGCGGACAAGGAATACGGATCCTATGGTGAATTGAAGAGCCTTCTGGAATCGCTTCCCAACGACAACGTCCCCCGAGTTTTGGACCTTCGCGACAATCCTGGAGGCCACGTCAACCAGTGTGTTGCCATGGCGGATCTTTTCGTAAAGAGCGGAAAATTGTCTACTCGAAGCTGGCGTGACATTGAACCCGACGGAAAGTCCATTAAGAAAACAAAAACCATCGTAGCCTCAGCAGGTGATGCTGGCGAAGGAAAGCCCTTTATTATTCTGTTGAACAAATCCAGCGCCAGCTGCTCAGAGATTTTTGCAGCAGCAGTGGCAGAAGGCGCAGACATCCCTGTGGTGGGAACCGCCAGCTATGGAAAAGGCATCGGGCAAACCACATGGAGTACCATTGACAAGGGGCTAGCAATCATTACGAATCTGGAATTCCTTACCCCCAAGGGAAACTCTTACCATAAGAAGGGAATCCAGCCAGACTACGCCTGTGAATCCGGCGCGACCGTTCAATGCGCACTTGAGGCTATCCAAAAAATTTACGGAAAGAAATCTCTCGAAAAAATCGGAACTCACATCACTGAAGACATCCAACCGATTTCTCGTCAAAAGAATATATTGGGCGGAGCTTATTTGGATTTATAA